In Pseudomonadota bacterium, one genomic interval encodes:
- the holA gene encoding DNA polymerase III subunit delta — MVAFKGSRGQKICAQPPANVKALLIYGPNAGLVRESARGAIKFAVEDLADAFRLCELQARDIVGDPARLADELGALPFGGGRRAVWLKDAGDSHTGMISAALETECGDTLLVVEAANLGPGSSLRKLFERDADLGAVACYEDDQNSLRDYVAEFLSSKNANIEPDALFWLLERLGNDRMQVRNELGKLILFALNDDPSTDTGATRITLQIVMDGAGDAGVWSLDQLADAVANGELANVDRFLELAVEQGVQPISALRSVARRFLQLHYVVGLSAAGGSLEKLISSLRPPIFFKHRPAFHLQATHWSLPRIAQAMGILCEAEIDCKTTGMPAHEICARALVRIGAAGRAGRARG, encoded by the coding sequence ATGGTGGCGTTCAAGGGCTCACGAGGCCAAAAAATTTGCGCTCAGCCTCCCGCCAATGTGAAGGCTCTGCTGATTTATGGTCCAAATGCCGGATTGGTGCGAGAGAGTGCCAGGGGCGCAATCAAGTTCGCTGTGGAAGATTTGGCCGACGCCTTTCGTCTGTGTGAATTGCAGGCCCGTGATATTGTCGGCGATCCAGCCCGTTTGGCTGATGAATTAGGTGCGCTTCCATTTGGCGGCGGGCGACGGGCGGTGTGGCTCAAGGATGCCGGAGATAGCCACACGGGAATGATCTCGGCAGCGCTTGAGACTGAATGCGGGGATACTCTGCTTGTTGTCGAAGCCGCCAATTTGGGGCCCGGATCTTCATTGCGGAAGTTGTTTGAGCGGGACGCGGATCTCGGTGCCGTTGCCTGTTATGAAGACGACCAGAACAGCCTCAGAGATTATGTTGCCGAATTCCTGTCATCGAAAAATGCCAATATCGAGCCGGATGCCCTTTTTTGGCTACTGGAAAGGCTAGGCAACGACCGCATGCAGGTGCGGAATGAACTGGGGAAATTGATTCTCTTTGCGTTAAACGATGACCCATCTACGGATACGGGCGCGACGCGGATTACGTTGCAGATCGTCATGGATGGTGCCGGGGACGCCGGCGTGTGGTCTCTCGATCAATTGGCTGATGCCGTGGCGAACGGTGAATTGGCAAATGTGGACCGTTTTTTGGAACTTGCCGTCGAGCAGGGTGTTCAACCTATTAGTGCGCTGCGCTCCGTCGCCCGGAGATTTCTACAGCTGCACTATGTTGTCGGTCTGTCAGCAGCTGGCGGGTCCCTCGAAAAATTAATCTCGTCTCTTCGCCCGCCAATATTTTTTAAGCACCGGCCTGCCTTTCACCTTCAGGCAACGCATTGGTCTTTGCCGCGCATTGCCCAGGCGATGGGTATATTGTGCGAAGCGGAAATCGACTGCAAAACAAC